The following proteins are co-located in the Amblyraja radiata isolate CabotCenter1 chromosome 8, sAmbRad1.1.pri, whole genome shotgun sequence genome:
- the ccdc28a gene encoding coiled-coil domain-containing protein 28A, producing MEEKKLKRRSPKATSIHQAPPVNSKKNVVPSKTTALNAAGQTAAPKQKLKRVVIEKPKPQSSAGKSSQAAPIQHSFLTDVSDVKEMERGLLSLLTDFHSGKLQAFGNECSIEQMEHVREMQEKLARLHFDLYSDLEEPGDEQRNVAVDVNLDKLLTNLEELSSSIQKLNLADNQDVPRASTS from the exons ATGGAGGAAAAGAAACTGAAACGCAGAAGCCCCAAGGCCACTTCAATTCATCAGGCTCCTCCAGTGAACAGCAAAAAAAATGTGGTGCCGAGTAAGACCACGGCTTTGAATGCTGCCGGACAGACGGCTGCcccaaaacaaaaactaaaaag GGTTGTTATAGAGAAACCTAAACCACAGAGTTCAGCTGGAAAGAGCTCCCAGGCAGCCCCTATTCAGCATTCCTTCCTCACCGATGTATCTGATGtgaaagagatggagagaggactGCTCAGTCTCCTAACCGACTTCCACTCTGGAAAGCTTCAAGCGTTTG GAAACGAGTGCTCCATTGAGCAGATGGAGCACGTGCGTGAGATGCAAGAGAAGTTGGCGCGACTGCACTTTGACCTTTACAGCGACCTCGAAGAACCAGGGGACGAACAACGGAATGTGGCCGTAGACGTGAACCTGGACAAACTACTGACGAAT TTGGAGGAGCTGAGCTCTTCGAT TCAGAAACTGAACCTGGCTGATAATCAAGATGTCCCGAGAGCATCCACCTCCTGA